GCCAGCCCCGTCGTGCCCTGCACCACGAATTCGAGGCCGGCAAGCAGGAAGGTCAACCCCGCCGCCGATTGCAGGAAGCCGATGAAATCGAGGCGGGCGACCTTTTCCTCCCGCTGATCCGGCACGAAGCGCAGGACGAGACCAAGGCCGATAATGCCGATCGGGATATTGATCAGGAAATTCCAATGCCAGCTGAGGTAGGTGGTGATGAAGCTGCCAAGCACCGGGCCGATGACAGGAGCGGTCAGCGCCGGCCAGGTGATCATCGACATCGCATGCACCAGATCGGATTTGCGAGCATTCTTCAACACGATGATGCGTCCCACGGGCGTCATCAGCGCGCTGCCGATGCCTTGAACGGCACGGGCAATGATGAACTCGGTCAAATTGCCCGAGAGGCCGCAAAACAGCGATGCCACAGTGAAGATCGTAATCGACGCCAGGAACACTCGCCGCGCGCCATAGCGATCGCCGGCCCAGCCGGCCAGCGGCACGAAGGCGGCCATGGTCAGCAGATAGACCGTGATGCCGATGCTCATCGACACCGGCTCGACGCCGAAGGTTTTCGCCATCTGCGGCAGCGATGTCGTGACGATGGTGCCGTCGAGGATCTGCATGAAGAAGGAGACGGCGACGACAAAGGCGATGATGCGGGACTGCCGGCCGAAACTTGCTTCGGAAGGCTCTTCTATGGTCCTGGCAACGGTCATGAGATGAAATTTCGGAGATTGGCGTTCAAAGGAGCCGTGCATGCCGGCCGTAATCATACGATCATTGAATACGCCCATGACGGCGGCTTGCAAAGCCACAAACCCAGCCGTCGCCATCAAAAATTGACACGGTGACATAAGAACCGCGATTCCAGAGAGCCAGGCCACCTCACCCGCAAGGCGCCGGGAGCGTCAATCGTCCGAGTAACGCTGCTCCCGCCACGGATCACCATACATGTGGTAGCCGTTCTTCTCCCAGAAGCCGGCCCTGTCCGCACCGATGAGCTCGATGCGGTTCAGCCATTTGGCGCTCTTCCAGAAGTAAAGATGCGGCACGACGAGGCGCATCGGGCCGCCATGTTCGACTGTCAGCGGCTGGCCTTCCCAGGCGGTCGCGAGGATCGCATCCTCGGCAGCGAAATCAGCAAGCGGCAGGTTGGTGGTATAGCCGTCATAGCTCGTCAGCAACACGTGCTGTGCCTCGGCCGTCGGCATGGCGAGATCGAGGAGATCACGCGTCGAAACCCCTTCCCAGCGATTGTCGTAGCGCGACCAAGTCGTCACGCAATGGATATCACTGACACGGGTGCTTTGCTCGATCGCCTGGAAAGCGGCCCAATCCAAGTTGAGCCGATTTTCCACGAAGCCGATCACATCGAGCCGCCAACTCGACAGAGAAATCTGTGGCTGCACGCCGAGATCGAGCACCGGCCAGTTCTTGACGAGATGCTGCCCCGGTGGCAGCCGCTCTGTTTCGGGCCGGCTGACGCGCCCCGTCAGAAACTTGCCTTTCGCCGCCCAGCGGCGCTTGGATGTTGTGAGCTTGCTATCGGCGGGGATCTGATCGTCGCTCATGCCGGTATCCTCTTTCTACTAGACAGAAATAGGATGACCGAGCTGGGCGGGTGTCAAGTCAAGGAACAGCAGATAGCCGACTATATTGCCGCGATGGCGATATGGAACAGCTGCGCCTTGCCCGAGATCGAGTGCCGCCCGGCGCTGTCGTTGGAAATCAAAAGGCAATCGCCCACGGCAAGCGCCATGCCATCGACCTTGGCATTGCCTCGATGACAAAGAACCAGATTGGTCCCGATCTCGAAAGCGATCTCCCTATGTCCATCTATAGCAACACGCCGCACGGAATGCGTAAAACAGTCCCGCCGCGTCATGACATTGAGATCGGTGATCGTGCCATCGATCAATGTCGCCGAGGTTGGTGCATCGGCAGCAAAGGGCAGCGGCTCGCTTGCCTGTGTGAGACGTTCAGGCGCGCGGCCCTCGATGAAGAGCGTCATGCCTTCGCCATCGAGAATGGATAGCGTGCGATCTATGCCGGGAAAGACCGAGAACGGCCCGTCCGTGGCAACGGTCGCCATGCTGACGCGCCAGTCGAAGTCGGCAAGCACGGCGCCCTCTGGCGAAACGGCGATCTCCACCGTTTCCCCGCCGCCGTTTTTCCAGGGCATACGACGGTGACTATCGCTGCGGAGAAGCGTGATTTTCGGCATTGCCATCTATTCTTGTCCCATCATTGCAATTCGATTGAGGGTAAACTAAGTTTAGTGGACTAAGTCCATTCGGAGCCTGCTATGGAAACTGTCAATATTCACGAGGCGAAGACGCATTTGTCGCGGCTGATCGAAAAAGCCGCCAAGGGCGAAGCTTTCATTATCGCCAAGGCAGGCAAGCCGATGGTGAAGGTCATACCCATCGAAGAGAAAGAGGCGCCAAAGAAGCGGCGTATCGGTTTCATGAAAGGCGAGATCGTGGTTCCGGACGATTTCGACACCATGATGGCTGATGAAATCGAGGAGATGTTCTACGGCAATCGAGACGACATCAGCAAGAAATGAGATTTCTCCTTGATACGCATATCCTCATATGGGCGGCGGGTGATATCGCACTTCTCTCGCAGGAGGTGAGAGCGCTCATCGATAACGACGAAAACGAGCTCCTCTTTAGCCCTGCAAATATTTGGGAAGTCGCGATCAAACACGGTTCGGGGCGAAGCGATTTTCATACCGACCCATTTCGGCTGCGTTATAAGCTAATGGAGGCCGGCTACAAAGAGCTGCCGATCATCAGCGAGCACACGATCGCAATTGCGGGGCTTCCACCTCTTCACAAAGATCCATTCGATCGCATTTTGATCGCTCAGGCTATTGTCGAAGGCATTCCGTTGATCACCGTCGACGAAACCATCTTGCGTTATCCCGGCCTCAATCGAAAATACTGAGGCCGGGAAGCGCGTCTCATCAATTCCCCAGGATGGCCGGCAGGCGCAGGCCCTGCTGCTTGGCCCAGTCGAGCGCAATGTCGTAGCCGGCATCGGCGTGGCGCATGACGCCGGTGGCCGGGTCGTTCCAGAGAACGCGCTCCAGGCGCTTGGCCGCATCATCCGTGCCATCGGCGCAGATGACCATGCCCGAGTGCTGGCTGAAGCCCATGCCGACGCCGCCGCCGTGGTGCAGCGATACCCAGGTGGCACCCGATGCGGTGTTGAGCAAGGCGTTAAGCAGCGGCCAGTCGGAAACGGCATCCGAGCCGTCCTTCATGGCTTCCGTCTCACGGTTCGGCGAAGCGACCGAGCCGGAGTCGAGATGGTCACGGCCGATGACGACGGGCGCCTTTAGCTCGCCATTCCTGACCATTTCGTTGAAGGCAAGTCCGAGGCGGTGGCGATCGCCGAGACCGACCCAGCAAATGCGCGCCGGCAAGCCCTGGAAAGAAATGCGCTCGCGCGCCATGTCCAGCCAATTGTGCAGGTGCTTGTTGTCGGGCAGCAGCTCCTTCACCTTGGCGTCGGTCTTGTAGATATCCTCGGGATCGCCCGAAAGGGCAGCCCAGCGGAACGGACCGATGCCGCGGCAGAAGAGCGGGCGGATATAGGCCGGCACGAAGCCCGGGAAGGCGAAGGCGTTTTCGAAACCCTCTTCCTTGGCGACCTGGCGGATATTGTTGCCGTAGTCGAGCGTCGGCACGCCCGCATCCCAGAAGGCGACCATGGCTTCGACATGCACCTTCATCGAGGCGCGGGCGGCAGCTTCGACGGCTTTCGCGTCGCTCTCACGCTTGGCCCTGTGTTCGGCCACCGTCCAGCCGATCGGCAGGTAGCCGTTCAGCGGGTCGTGAGCGGAGGTCTGGTCGGTAACGATATCCGGGCGCGGACCGCCAGCCTTCATGCGCTTTACGAGTTCCGGGAAGATTTCGGCGGCGTTGCCGAGCAGGCCGACGGACTTGGCTTCGCCGGCCTTCGTCCACTTGTCGATCAAAGCAAGCGCTTCGTCGAGCGTCTTTGCCTTCTCGTCGACATACCGGGTGCGCAGGCGGAAATCGATGCGGGTTTCGTCCGATTCGACGGCGAGGCAGCAGGCACCGGCCATGACGGCCGCCAGCGGCTGCGCGCCGCCCATGCCGCCGAGACCGCCGGTTAGGATCCACTTGCCCTTGAGATTGCCATTATAGTGCTGGCGGCCGGCTTCGACGAAGGTTTCGTAGGTGCCCTGCACGATGCCCTGCGTGCCGATATAGATCCACGAGCCGGCCGTCATCTGGCCGTACATGGCAAGGCCTTTCTTATCCAGCTCGTTGAAGTGATCCCAGGTCGCCCAGTGCGGCACGAGGTTGGAGTTGGCAATCAGCACGCGCGGCGCATCCTTGTGGGTGCGGAACACGGCGACCGGCTTGCCGGACTGCACCAGCAGCGTCTCGTCTTCGTTGAGCGTCT
The Rhizobium sp. 11515TR DNA segment above includes these coding regions:
- a CDS encoding sulfite oxidase-like oxidoreductase, producing MSDDQIPADSKLTTSKRRWAAKGKFLTGRVSRPETERLPPGQHLVKNWPVLDLGVQPQISLSSWRLDVIGFVENRLNLDWAAFQAIEQSTRVSDIHCVTTWSRYDNRWEGVSTRDLLDLAMPTAEAQHVLLTSYDGYTTNLPLADFAAEDAILATAWEGQPLTVEHGGPMRLVVPHLYFWKSAKWLNRIELIGADRAGFWEKNGYHMYGDPWREQRYSDD
- the hutU gene encoding urocanate hydratase — translated: MTNPRHNIRDIRAPRGPELNAKSWLTEAPLRMLMNNLDPDVAENPNELVVYGGIGRAARTWDDFDRIAATLKTLNEDETLLVQSGKPVAVFRTHKDAPRVLIANSNLVPHWATWDHFNELDKKGLAMYGQMTAGSWIYIGTQGIVQGTYETFVEAGRQHYNGNLKGKWILTGGLGGMGGAQPLAAVMAGACCLAVESDETRIDFRLRTRYVDEKAKTLDEALALIDKWTKAGEAKSVGLLGNAAEIFPELVKRMKAGGPRPDIVTDQTSAHDPLNGYLPIGWTVAEHRAKRESDAKAVEAAARASMKVHVEAMVAFWDAGVPTLDYGNNIRQVAKEEGFENAFAFPGFVPAYIRPLFCRGIGPFRWAALSGDPEDIYKTDAKVKELLPDNKHLHNWLDMARERISFQGLPARICWVGLGDRHRLGLAFNEMVRNGELKAPVVIGRDHLDSGSVASPNRETEAMKDGSDAVSDWPLLNALLNTASGATWVSLHHGGGVGMGFSQHSGMVICADGTDDAAKRLERVLWNDPATGVMRHADAGYDIALDWAKQQGLRLPAILGN
- a CDS encoding type II toxin-antitoxin system Phd/YefM family antitoxin, which codes for METVNIHEAKTHLSRLIEKAAKGEAFIIAKAGKPMVKVIPIEEKEAPKKRRIGFMKGEIVVPDDFDTMMADEIEEMFYGNRDDISKK
- a CDS encoding HutD/Ves family protein, with protein sequence MTLLRSDSHRRMPWKNGGGETVEIAVSPEGAVLADFDWRVSMATVATDGPFSVFPGIDRTLSILDGEGMTLFIEGRAPERLTQASEPLPFAADAPTSATLIDGTITDLNVMTRRDCFTHSVRRVAIDGHREIAFEIGTNLVLCHRGNAKVDGMALAVGDCLLISNDSAGRHSISGKAQLFHIAIAAI
- a CDS encoding type II toxin-antitoxin system VapC family toxin is translated as MRFLLDTHILIWAAGDIALLSQEVRALIDNDENELLFSPANIWEVAIKHGSGRSDFHTDPFRLRYKLMEAGYKELPIISEHTIAIAGLPPLHKDPFDRILIAQAIVEGIPLITVDETILRYPGLNRKY